A region from the Triticum urartu cultivar G1812 chromosome 1, Tu2.1, whole genome shotgun sequence genome encodes:
- the LOC125551675 gene encoding heat shock 70 kDa protein 14-like yields the protein MSVVGFDLGNESCIVGVARQRGIDVVLNEESKRETPAIVCFGDKQRFIGTAGAANSTMNPKNSISQIKRLLGRKFADPELQNDIKAFPFRVSEGPDGFPLVHVRYLGEERSFTPTQLLAMVLSNLKAIAEGNLNSAVIDCCIGIPVYFTDLQRRAVIDAATIAGLRPLRLFHETTATALAYGIYKTDLPENDQLNVAFVDVGNASMQVSIVGYKKGQLKMLSHAYDRSLGGRDFDEALFKHFAAKFKEEYKIDVYQNARACIRLRVACEKLKKMLSANPEAPMNIECLMDEKDVRGFIKRDEFEQISAPVLERVKGPLEKALSEAGLTTESLHFVEVVGSGSRVPAVMKIITEFFGKEPRRTMNASECVARGCALQCAILSPTFKVREFQVNEGFPFSVALSWKPDAQNNESQQTVVFPKGNPMPSIKALTFYRSSTFAVDVLNVDTDDLQITHKISTYTIGPFQSSKGEKAKLKVKVRLNIHGIVSLESATMLEEEEVEVPVSSTSEVPKDATRMETDDAPQDPASSAGDHTQEPKGAADPAEGAAENGAQDSEEKTVPMDTDTKVEPSKKKVKKTNVPVAEMVYGAMGTVELEKAVEKEYEMALQDRVMEETKDKKNSVEAYVYDMRNKIHEKYNDFVMLEDIEGLMAKLQEVEDWLYEDGEDETKGVYVAKLEELKKLGGPIEMRYKEWTERGPALEQLVYCIRSFREAALSADQKFDHIDISEKQKVVNECSAAETWLMEKKQQQDALPKHANPVLLVSDIKKKAEALDRFCKPIMTKPRPAPKPQTPPPAETPSPEAHTPEQQSNGADESAEPASDGAQDEHAAEQMDTDKDDPSQV from the exons ATGAGTGTGGTGGGGTTTGATCTTGGCAATGAGAGCTGCATTGTGGGGGTGGCGCGGCAGCGCGGAATCGACGTGGTCCTCAATGAAGAGTCCAAGCGGGAGACCCCAGCTATTGTCTGCTTTGGCGACAAGCAGCGTTTCATCGGCACTGCAGGTGCCGCCAACTCCACCATGAACCCCAAGAACTCCATCTCCCAGATCAAGCGCTTACTGGGACGCAAGTTTGCTGATCCTGAGCTGCAGAATGATATTAAGGCCTTCCCATTCCGTGTCTCGGAGGGCCCTGATGGGTTCCCGCTTGTTCACGTACGGTATCTGGGGGAGGAGCGCTCGTTCACCCCCACACAGCTGCTTGCCATGGTGCTGTCCAATTTGAAGGCCATCGCTGAGGGTAACCTCAACTCGGCTGTTATTGACTGCTGCATTGGTATCCCAGTCTATTTTACTGACCTGCAGCGGAGGGCTGTTATTGATGCTGCAACAATTGCTGGTCTCCGGCCATTGCGTTTGTTCCATGAGACTACTGCGACAGCATTGGCATATGGGATCTACAAGACTGATCTACCTGAGAATGATCAGCTGAATGTGGCATTTGTTGATGTTGGGAATGCCAGTATGCAGGTCAGCATTGTTGGGTACAAGAAGGGGCAGCTCAAGATGCTATCACATGCATATGACCGTTCTCTTGGCGGAAGGGACTTTGATGAAGCCCTTTTTAAGCACTTTGCAGCAAAATTTAAAGAGGAGTATAAGATCGATGTCTACCAGAATGCCCGTGCCTGCATTAGGTTGCGTGTGGCATGTGAGAAGCTCAAGAAGATGCTGAGCGCCAATCCAGAGGCACCAATGAACATTGAGTGCTTGATGGACGAGAAGGATGTACGAGGATTCATTAAGAGGGATGAGTTTGAACAGATCAGCGCACCAGTACTAGAACGTGTGAAGGGGCCGCTGGAAAAGGCATTGTCAGAAGCTGGCTTGACGACAGAAAGTCTGCACTTTGTTGAGGTTGTTGGATCAGGCTCTCGCGTTCCTGCAGTAATGAAGATAATTACTGAATTCTTTGGAAAAGAACCAAGGAGAACTATGAATGCAAGTGAATGTGTTGCCCGGGGATGTGCTCTCCAGTGTGCTATTCTTAGCCCGACGTTCAAAGTGCGGGAGTTTCAG GTTAATGAAGGGTTTCCTTTTTCAGTTGCTTTATCATGGAAGCCAGATGCTCAGAACAATGAATCCCAACAAACTGTTGTATTCCCCAAGGGGAATCCAATGCCTAGCATCAAGGCTCTGACCTTCTATAGGTCCAGTACATTTGCAGTAGATGTTTTGAATGTTGACACAGATGATTTGCAAATAACACACAAAATTAGCACTTACACG ATCGGCCCTTTCCAATCCAGCAAAGGTGAGAAGGCTAAACTGAAAGTGAAAGTTCGCCTCAACATCCATGGGATAGTGTCTCTTGAATCAGCAACG ATGCTGGAAGAGGAGGAAGTGGAAGTTCCGGTTTCATCTACGAGTGAGGTGCCAAAGGATGCTACTAGAATGGAGACAGATGATGCACCGCAGGACCCTGCTTCTAGTGCTGGTGACCATACGCAGGAACCTAAAGGAGCTGCTGATCCTGCTGAGGGTGCTGCTGAAAACGGGGCACAAGATTCTGAGGAAAAAACTGTTCCAATGGATACTGACACAAAG GTTGAGCCATCAAAAAAGAAAGTTAAGAAAACAAATGTTCCAGTTGCCGAAATGGTGTATGGGGCGATGGGCACTGTTGAGCTAGAGAAAGCTGTTGAGAAAGAATATGAAATGGCTCTTCAGGACAGAGTGATGGAAGAAACCAAGGACAAGAAAAATTCAGTCGAGGCTTATGTTTATGACATGCGTAACAAG ATTCATGAGAAGTACAATGATTTTGTCATGTTGGAGGATATAGAAGGGTTGATGGCTAAACTTCAGGAGGTTGAGGATTGGCTGTATGAAGATGGTGAGGATGAGACCAAGGGAGTCTATGTTGCAAAACTAGAAGAACTGAAAAAG CTTGGTGGTCCTATCGAAATGCGCTACAAAGAGTGGACAGAAAGAGGTCCAGCTCTTGAGCAATTGGTGTACTGCATCCGCAGTTTTAGAGAGGCTGCATTGTCTGCTGACCAAAAGTTTGATCACATAGACATATCAGAAAAACAAAAG GTCGTTAATGAGTGCTCGGCCGCAGAGACCTGGCTAATGGAGAAAAAGCAGCAGCAAGATGCTCTACCGAAGCATGCTAATCCCGTCCTACTTGTTTCTGACATAAAGAAGAAGGCTGAAGCGCTTGACAG GTTCTGCAAACCCATCATGACCAAACCAAGGCCAGCGCCAAAGCCCCAGACCCCGCCACCAGCAGAAACCCCATCACCCGAGGCTCATACACCGGAACAACAATCAAATGGAGCCGATGAGTCCGCTGAGCCAGCTAGCGACGGTGCTCAGGATGAGCATGCGGCTGAGCAAATGGACACTGATAAGGATGATCCTTCCCAGGTTTAA